The Lutra lutra chromosome 16, mLutLut1.2, whole genome shotgun sequence genome segment CAGGCCCTGGGGCTGGCTTTGGAGGAGGTTCTGGCTTTGGTGGGGGGTCTGGCTTTGGTGGGGGGTCTGGCTTTGGTGGGGGTTCTGGCTTTGGTGGGGGGTCTGGAATTGGTGGTGGTGCTAGTGGAGGCTTCTACAGCTATGGCGGTGGAATGGGGGGTGGTATGGGAGGTGGTGTTGGCGATGGGGGCCTTTTCTCTGGAGGTGAAAAGCAAACGATGCAGAACCTCAATGACCGCCTGGCCAGTTACCTAGACAAGGTCAGAGCCCTGGAAGAGGCCAATACTGATCTGGAGAACAAAATCAGGGAGTGGTATGAGAAGTTTGGGCCTGGATCTGGAGATGGTGGATCTGGAAAAGATTACAGCAAATACTATCCAGTCATTGAAGATCTCCAGAACCAGGTGAGACACTATCCACTACCGAGTTTCtattatttctgtatcttttgctCTTATTCAGACCATATACTGTAATGAAGATTTCACGTCAAGGAATTATTTAAAGACCTATTTGCTTGTGGTACATGTAAAATGGGACTTGGTATGTTTTAACTATGACAGTACTGTATATGACATCCAACCGTACTAATTATCTGTTTGCATCTCAAATTTGAGTGTTTCTACATAAGAGCAAAATTTATATAATGCGCGGCAGCTAATTAACATGTACATATAAGAATGGTGGCAATGAGTCAACACTAGCTTAATCTAATGTTTTCAGATTAATTCTGCCAGGTCAACATATTTTAGTGTCTTGCTATATTTAAATCATCTTTACAActatttttcttcctagaaaaTCTGGTGCAAATACTGTGTGAGCAGAATCTTAAATGTTTAGCCACGATTgtatgggaaattttttttatagaCTTTTTAGAAGTAAATTCATTTTTTGTACTATTTTCTAAAAGAACTTATAGATTAACTGATTctccaaagcaacagaaataagCAGAGGGCTGTGCTCTATAAAACAATGTTTCATGCCTATTCCAGTAAATGTGTAAACTGTTACCTTTTTGCAGAAAAATGTAGTCCAACAACACCAGATTATCAATAAAGATGTCATTACTAAGCAAGTTTTCAGAGCAATTTACCTTTAAAAGCCAACGTGAAGGACATCTACCCTCACAGAGGGGGCATGCAGACACAGGTAAAAAGTATCCATGACGCATTCACTATTATTGCCTTTTCCAGATCATTACTTCAACTATTGAAAATGCTGGGATTGTTCTGCAGATCGACAATGCCAGATTGGCTGCTGATGACTTCAGAATGaagtaagaaaagagaagacttgCAAATGtgggagaaataaaatgcaatctGTCTGTTTCACTTATTCTAAATTCAAAGAACTATGTTTTAGGGGATCAAGACCTAAATTTACAAACATTCcaagagtaaattttaaaaagcaccacTCTGCtccaacaagaaaacaaaaagaggcaAATTAAGgatgaaatttttgttttaaaaaatatcagccgtcggggcgcctgggtggctcagtgggttaagccgctgccttcggctcaggtcatgatctcggagtcctgggatcgagccccgcatcaggctctctgctctctcggggagcctgcttcctcctctctctctgcctgcctgtctgcctgcttgtgatctctctgtcaaataaaaataaaataaaataaaataaaaatatcagccGTCAATAGAATTAATACTCAGTTCACAATTTTCGTTCCGGGGGAATAATTCCTAAGAGAAAACTTAGTAGcctttttttttatcaaatagCTCAGGAGGGGGTGCGTGGCTGATTCACTCAGAGGAAAATAGAGCTCTTGATCTCGgtcagagtcgtgagttcaaaccctgtgttaggggtagagattacataaataaaccAACAGTTCAGaggaaaaatctttttcttcacTATGCAAGAATTGATGGACTTTGAAATGCTCTGTCCTGTCCTACTGTTGTCCTTTCCAGGTACGAGAATGAGCTGTATCTCCGGCAGGCCGTGGAGGCCGACATCAATGGCCTGCGGAAAGTTCTGGATGACCTGACCATGACACGCTCTGACCTGGAGATGCAGATTGAGAGCCTCAACGAGGAGCTGGCCTACCTGAAAAAGAACCACGAGGAGGTAGGAACACATTGCACGTTATTAAAGGACCCTGGCCTACCCCACAtcattctgtaaaaataaaatacattttctctaaaTGGATTTCCGACACCTATGATCGAGGAAAAAAGTAGTCATGAGCAaattatatatgaatttagtggGACGCGGGGGTAGCCTATAGTGTCTTAGTTTCAGGTTTTTTGTTGGCTATGCACATTTTAAGAagtctttgctttcctctttttatcACCTTGGTGTTTCTCCTCATGCTAGGAAATGAAGAGCATGCAAGGAAGTTCCGGAGGGGACGTGACCGTGGAAATGAACGCTGCCCCAGGGACTGACCTGACCAAGTTACTGAATGACATGAGGGCACAGTATGAGGAGCTGGCTGAGCAAAACCGCCGCGAGGCCGAGGAGCAGTTCAACAAACAGGTGGATTATCACTGCTGGATGCCCGAGCCCGCGGTCACATGCAGGCCACCTCCTCCCAGTTCTTCAGCCTGCCCTGACGGCATTTGCTTTTTCTCTAGAGTGCATCGCTGCAAGCACAAATTTCTACAGATGCTGGGGCAGCCAGTTCCGCCAAGAATGAGATAACAGAACTGAAACGTACTCTGCAAGCTCTGGAAATTGAGCTTCAGTCCCAAATGGCCATGGTAAGTGCAAAGAGATTTGCAACACCTCCAACAGGCAGTTAAGCGATCCCGCGTTCTTTCTTCGCCAAGATGTTCCACTTGGCACATAATGAAAGCAGCATTAGGAGAGCTCGCTTGTGGTTATAGAAAGCATAAACATTCCAGTTCAAGATCATATACTTCCGTAGAAGATTCGGCTTAAAGAAAAACAGTTACGCCAACAAAAATAAGGAACCAATTATAGAACATCCTAAGTTGTCACTTGAAGATGTACTTCTTTTAGCACCTTATGAAAAGGGGATTTTGCATCAcgaggttttgatttgctttttctcttagAAAAGCTCCCTGGAGGGAACCCTGGCTGACACAGAAGCTGGCTACATGGCTCAGTTGTCAGAAATACAGATGAAGATCAGCAGCCTGGAGGAGCAAATCTGCCAGATCCGGGGTGAGACCGAATGTCAGAACACAGAGTACGAGCAACTTCTGGACATCAAGACCCGCCTAGAGATGGAGATTGAGACTTACCGCCGCCTGCTcgatggggagggagggtgagtgAAAGTCATGAACCCACTCAGTGCATTTCTTGGTGTACTTCTGTTATGAAACCAGAAAGGGGTCTGGGGGCTAGACTTGGTTTAAAAAGtcacagtggggcacctgggtggctcagttggttaagcatctgactcttgatcctagctcaagtcttgatctcagggtcatgaattgaagccctgtgttgggctccatgcccaactttaataataataataataataataataataataatgat includes the following:
- the KRT24 gene encoding keratin, type I cytoskeletal 24, with amino-acid sequence MSCSSRVSSSRAGSSGLVRVSAGGSSFSSGSRCGLGGGSARGFRGGTGSCGLSRGSTSGFGGSFGGGFGSCSGAGGLGGTPGPGAGFGGGSGFGGGSGFGGGSGFGGGSGFGGGSGIGGGASGGFYSYGGGMGGGMGGGVGDGGLFSGGEKQTMQNLNDRLASYLDKVRALEEANTDLENKIREWYEKFGPGSGDGGSGKDYSKYYPVIEDLQNQIITSTIENAGIVLQIDNARLAADDFRMKYENELYLRQAVEADINGLRKVLDDLTMTRSDLEMQIESLNEELAYLKKNHEEEMKSMQGSSGGDVTVEMNAAPGTDLTKLLNDMRAQYEELAEQNRREAEEQFNKQSASLQAQISTDAGAASSAKNEITELKRTLQALEIELQSQMAMKSSLEGTLADTEAGYMAQLSEIQMKISSLEEQICQIRGETECQNTEYEQLLDIKTRLEMEIETYRRLLDGEGGGCGSGGSDFRNSGSRSTGSRNVGSGDSRSGSCSGQGRDPNKTRVTKTIVEEVVDGKVISSQVSNVSEVKVK